In Pyrus communis chromosome 1, drPyrComm1.1, whole genome shotgun sequence, the following are encoded in one genomic region:
- the LOC137708528 gene encoding cyclin-dependent kinase inhibitor 6-like has product MRKQQHEDLAEEEFTTMEVTRAATSETAARKRKAGSADGESVELPSSYDVAQHKKRPRRPVVVVSSAPKIKTEAESVRTSNDDVWTSDHAESSCCSSNGSSELEDESDQVESWTYNSSRYERRKMTAPTSEVGAEAESTARLKEESQRRSPAVVNASELEEFFAVVEKESQQKFNEKYNFDVSKDKPLEGRYEWVRLKP; this is encoded by the exons ATGAGGAAGCAACAGCACGAAGATCTTGCAGAAGAGGAATTTACGACGATGGAGGTGACTCGAGCTGCCACGTCAGAGACGGCGGCGAGAAAGAGGAAGGCCGGCAGCGCGGACGGAGAATCAGTCGAATTGCCGTCGTCGTATGATGTGGCTCAGCACAAGAAGAGGCCGAGAAGACCCGTCGTCGTGGTTAGCAGCGCGCCGAAAATCAAGACGGAGGCAGAGAGCGTACGGACTTCCAACGACGACGTTTGGACGTCGGATCACGCGGAGAGCTCCTGCTGCTCGAGTAACGGCTCGAGCGAGCTg GAGGATGAGAGTGACCAGGTCGAATCGTGGACGTATAATTCCAGCAGATACGAAAG GAGAAAGATGACGGCACCGACGAGCGAAGTTGGAGCGGAAGCAGAATCGACGGCGAGGCTTAAAGAGGAGTCTCAACGACGATCACCGGCGGTAGTGAACGCGTCGGAGCTCGAAGAATTCTTCGCTGTCGTGGAAAAGGAAAGCCAGCAAAAATTTAACGAGAA GTACAATTTTGATGTTTCTAAGGACAAGCCGCTCGAAGGACGTTACGAGTGGGTTCGATTAAAGCCATGA